A window from Aerococcus sp. Group 1 encodes these proteins:
- the rsfS gene encoding ribosome silencing factor produces MTNQLNRPLMELIVKAADDRLGQDIVALEVNQLTPLADYFVIVSAKNDRQVNAIVESIAEAVEAADYTVKGIEGKDGHAWVLIDCVDVIVHVFNKEVRSHYNIEKLWNDAPLVNLTALLENDDED; encoded by the coding sequence ATGACTAATCAATTAAATCGTCCGTTAATGGAGCTTATTGTAAAGGCAGCTGATGATCGTTTAGGGCAAGACATTGTCGCTTTAGAAGTTAACCAATTAACTCCACTGGCTGATTATTTCGTTATTGTTAGCGCTAAAAATGACCGACAAGTCAACGCCATTGTGGAAAGTATTGCGGAAGCTGTTGAAGCAGCAGACTATACGGTTAAAGGCATTGAAGGGAAAGACGGCCATGCTTGGGTATTAATTGACTGTGTGGATGTTATTGTCCATGTCTTTAATAAAGAAGTACGTAGTCATTATAATATTGAAAAATTGTGGAATGATGCGCCATTGGTCAATTTAACGGCTTTATTGGAAAATGATGATGAAGACTAA
- a CDS encoding YqeG family HAD IIIA-type phosphatase, with amino-acid sequence MLTDYFLPTWLVDTIYSISPQALKSLSVKGIITDLDNTLIAWDFPDATQELIEWVKEMQENGIEVMILSNNNEQRVKHVADQLQVPYYSAAFKPFRKGIRHLLKISGLKEEEVIIIGDQLLTDIFVANRQGLRSVLVRPVTNSDSVVTRINRRIESFVFNGLKRRYSELKWRDRID; translated from the coding sequence ATGCTCACAGACTACTTCCTACCGACCTGGTTGGTAGATACAATTTATTCCATTTCTCCCCAAGCCCTAAAGAGCTTGAGTGTGAAAGGGATAATAACTGATTTAGATAATACCTTAATTGCCTGGGATTTTCCGGATGCTACCCAGGAATTGATTGAATGGGTTAAAGAGATGCAAGAAAATGGCATTGAGGTTATGATTTTATCCAATAACAATGAACAGCGGGTAAAACATGTCGCAGATCAATTACAAGTTCCATACTATTCAGCAGCTTTTAAACCCTTTCGCAAGGGAATAAGACATTTATTGAAAATTTCCGGCTTAAAAGAAGAAGAAGTTATTATCATTGGCGACCAGCTATTGACTGATATTTTTGTGGCCAACCGGCAAGGCTTGCGCAGTGTCTTGGTCCGACCGGTGACCAACAGTGATAGTGTAGTCACGCGGATAAACCGTCGTATCGAAAGCTTTGTCTTTAATGGACTAAAAAGACGCTATTCAGAATTAAAGTGGAGGGATCGGATTGACTGA
- the rpmF gene encoding 50S ribosomal protein L32, translating into MAVPKRKTSKQRKRKRRTHYKLEVPGMVTCPNCGEYRKSHHVCPSCGYYDGQDVMSNNEDAE; encoded by the coding sequence ATGGCAGTACCAAAACGTAAAACATCAAAACAAAGAAAACGCAAACGCCGTACTCATTACAAGTTGGAAGTTCCAGGAATGGTTACTTGTCCAAATTGTGGTGAATACCGTAAGTCACATCATGTCTGCCCAAGTTGTGGATACTACGATGGCCAAGACGTGATGTCTAATAATGAAGATGCAGAATAA
- a CDS encoding DUF3397 domain-containing protein: MSFSWTEIIIYLMPFLTLFLALYFRQYLNDGRHIHLLPIDVMHPILWLCFHYLTETIFYFSLLPLYFIVLGILGLWGLYQEEKGEGAFRWTRFFRKLSKRLFVLTSISYLLMLIVRFIQVIIK; the protein is encoded by the coding sequence ATGTCGTTTTCATGGACAGAAATTATCATTTATCTCATGCCTTTTTTAACTTTATTTTTAGCCCTTTATTTTCGTCAGTATTTAAATGATGGACGCCATATCCACTTGTTACCTATTGATGTCATGCATCCTATATTATGGCTATGCTTCCATTATTTAACTGAGACCATTTTTTATTTTTCCTTACTTCCCCTGTATTTTATTGTTTTGGGGATTCTGGGGCTCTGGGGCTTGTACCAAGAGGAAAAAGGAGAGGGGGCTTTTCGCTGGACCCGTTTCTTTAGGAAACTCTCCAAGCGTCTCTTTGTTCTGACCTCTATTTCCTACTTACTTATGCTTATCGTTCGTTTTATCCAAGTTATTATTAAATAG
- a CDS encoding nicotinate-nucleotide adenylyltransferase, with product MAENRQRQGDYSCQVLEEAQESSSAKKRIGLLGGTFNPIHQGHLMVAEQVYEKLCLDRVDFMPSNLPPHAEHKETIAADKRLAMLDLAIQANDHFAIEKIELDRPGKSYTYDTMDILTTLHPDNEYYFIIGGDMVENLPKWYRVGELLQLCHFVGVQRPGYDMPSDYNIIYVDSPQIDISSSYIRQSVHKGSSIRYLLPEEVRDYIDKEGLYRD from the coding sequence ATGGCTGAGAATAGGCAAAGACAAGGGGATTACAGCTGCCAAGTCCTTGAAGAAGCCCAGGAAAGCAGTTCGGCTAAAAAAAGAATTGGTCTTTTAGGGGGGACCTTCAATCCCATTCACCAGGGGCATTTGATGGTGGCTGAACAGGTCTATGAAAAGTTATGCCTGGACCGCGTGGACTTTATGCCTAGCAATCTTCCGCCCCATGCCGAGCATAAGGAGACCATTGCTGCCGACAAACGTTTGGCCATGCTAGACCTTGCCATCCAAGCAAATGACCACTTTGCAATAGAAAAAATTGAGCTGGATCGTCCCGGTAAATCCTATACTTACGATACCATGGATATCTTGACCACTCTCCACCCTGACAATGAGTATTATTTTATTATAGGCGGTGACATGGTGGAAAACCTCCCCAAGTGGTACCGGGTTGGAGAATTATTGCAGCTTTGTCATTTTGTCGGGGTCCAAAGACCTGGCTATGATATGCCGAGTGATTATAATATTATCTATGTCGATAGTCCTCAAATTGATATTTCTTCAAGCTATATACGTCAAAGCGTCCATAAGGGATCTAGCATCCGCTACTTATTGCCTGAAGAGGTCAGAGACTATATTGATAAGGAAGGGTTATATCGTGACTAA
- the rsmH gene encoding 16S rRNA (cytosine(1402)-N(4))-methyltransferase RsmH: MTETFHHITVLLKETVDDLNVKEDGSYVDCTLGGGGHTSYLLSKLSAKGRLYAFDQDIQAINHAKERFADAIAAGQLTLIHANFAQLEEQLAQRGVKQVDGILYDLGVSSPQLDDRERGFSYKQDAPLDMRMDQSQTLTAKEIVNDWSYVDLVRILKRYGEEKFAKAIARNIENRRQKAAITRTSELVEIIKEAIPAPARRKGGHPAKRSFQAIRIAVNDELGAIESSLSQALQLIKVEGRIAAISFQSLEDRIVKVMFKEASTVDNLPSQLPLLESQLPQAKFRLVNKKPIYPSQEELDKNSRAQSAKLRVIERVSE; the protein is encoded by the coding sequence ATGACAGAAACATTTCATCATATTACGGTTCTTTTAAAAGAGACGGTTGATGACTTAAATGTTAAAGAAGATGGTTCTTATGTCGATTGCACCCTGGGAGGCGGCGGTCATACCAGCTATCTCTTAAGTAAACTATCAGCCAAGGGCCGTCTTTATGCTTTTGACCAAGATATCCAGGCCATTAACCATGCTAAGGAGCGTTTTGCTGATGCGATTGCAGCTGGACAACTGACTTTGATCCATGCTAATTTTGCTCAGTTAGAAGAGCAGCTTGCCCAAAGAGGCGTTAAGCAAGTTGACGGTATTCTTTATGACTTAGGCGTGTCTTCCCCGCAATTAGATGATAGAGAGCGGGGCTTTTCCTATAAGCAGGATGCTCCCTTGGATATGCGGATGGACCAAAGTCAAACACTGACTGCCAAAGAAATTGTCAATGACTGGTCTTACGTTGACTTAGTTCGCATCCTCAAACGCTATGGTGAGGAAAAGTTTGCCAAGGCCATTGCTCGCAATATTGAAAACCGTCGGCAAAAAGCAGCCATTACCCGAACGTCTGAATTAGTGGAAATTATCAAAGAAGCCATTCCCGCTCCAGCCCGCCGCAAGGGTGGACACCCAGCTAAACGCAGTTTTCAAGCCATCCGTATCGCAGTCAATGACGAATTGGGAGCTATTGAAAGTTCCTTAAGTCAGGCTTTGCAATTGATAAAGGTTGAAGGGCGGATTGCTGCCATTAGCTTTCAGTCTTTAGAAGACCGAATTGTCAAGGTCATGTTTAAAGAGGCCAGCACTGTGGATAATCTTCCTAGCCAGTTACCCTTATTGGAAAGCCAATTGCCCCAAGCTAAGTTTCGTTTAGTAAATAAAAAGCCGATTTATCCCAGCCAGGAAGAATTAGACAAGAATTCACGGGCACAAAGCGCCAAGTTACGTGTCATTGAACGGGTATCGGAGTAA
- a CDS encoding penicillin-binding protein yields MKHQNSKQNRLQFLHIMMLLVSFIFVLFVGRLAYIMLGGEVDGVDLRASAQQQYGRSSIQIAKRGTIYDVGGNAIATDATSYNLYAVLTSAWADEGAEPIHVPDDQKEHTAEVLSKHIDMSKEDILKQLNTENATQIEFGQAGKNLSYAKMQEIQNENLQGIHFDPQPSRLYPSGIFASHVIGYAQFQEAENPLDSRLVGQLGLEKSLDSHLAGKNAIKDYQAGHDQVAVNDANSDDNEAANSEAKDGLDVYTTIDTRLQTYLEGLMSNIYDNYHPESMTAMLVEPSTGNVLAASQRPTFNMQTRKGIEDMWTNLLVGEAFEPGSVIKVLTIAAAIEEGVFDPDATYQSGSIIVDSIRISDWNKVGWGTITQLEGLSQSSNVLVVKLVQAMGYDTWHKYMVEFGLTQKPNSGFSDEIAGSMNYDEELQKANTAFGQGIQVTPWALMQAYTAVGNGGKMMKLHVIDRLEKEDGSIEVVKPEVISSPISEETAQKTLKALESIVYAPTGTGKIYDVEGTRLAVKTGTAEIFDEKAGRYLSGESNYLHSVVGFAPSDHPQYILYLTLKKPSPSAGKLAQVQLSEIFVPFMKRAMEYGKLDQSDQAHLTAVPNVVNSSIQSGQQTMQGNGFVNVEVIGDGDKVIEQFPQAGTRRSLDNRVYLLTNGQVEMPNFLGLEKTEAITLARLLGINLKVNGEGKVISQNIEPGRPIADGQGLTVELQ; encoded by the coding sequence ATGAAACATCAAAATAGCAAGCAAAACCGTTTACAATTTCTGCATATCATGATGCTTTTGGTTAGTTTTATTTTTGTCCTCTTTGTAGGGAGACTGGCTTATATCATGCTGGGTGGAGAAGTTGATGGGGTGGACTTAAGAGCAAGTGCACAGCAACAATATGGAAGAAGTAGTATTCAAATAGCTAAGCGTGGAACCATCTATGATGTTGGTGGCAACGCCATAGCTACGGATGCTACTTCTTATAATTTATACGCTGTTTTAACCTCCGCTTGGGCCGATGAAGGCGCCGAACCCATCCATGTTCCTGATGATCAAAAAGAGCACACTGCGGAAGTCTTAAGTAAGCATATTGATATGTCAAAAGAAGACATCCTCAAACAATTAAACACGGAAAATGCCACCCAAATTGAATTTGGCCAAGCTGGGAAAAACCTTTCCTATGCGAAAATGCAAGAAATTCAAAATGAAAACCTGCAAGGGATCCACTTTGACCCCCAACCTTCCCGCCTATATCCGTCGGGAATCTTTGCCTCTCACGTGATTGGTTATGCCCAATTTCAAGAAGCAGAAAATCCCCTGGATAGTCGCCTCGTGGGACAATTAGGTTTAGAGAAGAGCTTAGACTCCCATCTGGCAGGAAAGAATGCTATCAAAGATTACCAGGCTGGCCATGACCAAGTCGCTGTCAATGATGCCAATAGTGATGATAATGAAGCGGCTAACAGTGAAGCTAAAGATGGCTTAGATGTCTACACGACCATCGATACCCGTTTACAAACCTACCTAGAGGGTTTGATGTCTAACATCTATGATAATTACCATCCTGAATCGATGACAGCCATGTTGGTTGAGCCTTCCACTGGGAATGTTCTTGCAGCCAGCCAACGACCGACTTTTAACATGCAAACCCGCAAAGGGATTGAAGATATGTGGACTAATCTTTTGGTTGGCGAAGCCTTTGAACCTGGGTCAGTCATTAAGGTTTTAACCATTGCTGCTGCCATCGAAGAAGGCGTTTTTGATCCTGATGCTACCTACCAATCGGGGAGTATTATTGTGGATAGTATCCGCATTAGTGACTGGAATAAGGTCGGTTGGGGAACGATTACCCAGTTAGAAGGATTATCCCAATCATCTAACGTGCTTGTGGTAAAATTGGTTCAAGCCATGGGCTATGATACCTGGCATAAGTATATGGTGGAGTTTGGCTTAACTCAGAAACCTAATTCAGGTTTTTCTGATGAAATAGCGGGTTCGATGAATTATGATGAAGAACTCCAAAAGGCCAATACCGCTTTTGGACAAGGGATTCAAGTTACGCCTTGGGCCCTAATGCAAGCATATACCGCAGTAGGAAACGGCGGCAAGATGATGAAATTACATGTGATTGACCGCCTAGAAAAAGAAGATGGCAGTATTGAAGTTGTTAAACCAGAAGTGATTTCTTCACCGATTTCTGAAGAAACCGCTCAAAAAACCCTGAAAGCCTTGGAGTCCATCGTCTATGCCCCAACTGGTACTGGTAAAATCTATGATGTTGAAGGTACCCGCCTAGCGGTTAAGACTGGGACAGCAGAAATTTTTGACGAAAAAGCGGGTCGTTACTTATCCGGTGAATCGAATTATTTACATTCAGTTGTCGGCTTTGCACCTTCCGATCATCCCCAATATATTTTATACTTAACCCTAAAGAAACCATCTCCTTCAGCAGGAAAGTTGGCCCAGGTACAGCTTTCAGAAATTTTTGTTCCCTTTATGAAACGGGCGATGGAATATGGGAAGTTAGACCAATCCGACCAAGCCCATTTAACAGCAGTGCCTAATGTGGTTAACAGCAGTATCCAAAGTGGCCAGCAAACCATGCAGGGAAATGGCTTTGTCAACGTTGAGGTCATTGGTGACGGGGATAAGGTGATTGAACAATTTCCACAAGCGGGTACCAGACGGTCTTTAGATAATCGTGTTTATCTCTTAACTAATGGGCAAGTGGAAATGCCTAACTTCCTTGGATTAGAAAAGACGGAAGCTATTACCTTAGCACGTTTGTTAGGAATTAATCTCAAAGTGAATGGTGAAGGTAAAGTGATCAGTCAAAATATTGAACCTGGTCGACCAATTGCTGATGGCCAGGGGCTTACTGTAGAATTACAATAA
- a CDS encoding nucleotidyltransferase family protein, with protein MSVCGMIVEWNPFHNGHAYLIQQLKGRQPDTVIIAIMSGNYVQRGQAALLSKWQRAEVALKNGCDLVIELPFWYAVQPADLFAEGAVGCLQALGCQQLAFGSELEDFAPYQKLAQWVSDHEETVALKQQNEAFHANNYGKSSISLLADLVAEVPELRHLKIDFTDNSNVLLAYSYAKANAKYQAPMTLTAIKRQGSQHRDQDMSPGANYASSTSIRKALLEDQVDPHQLDQLMPKAMVEKLELVNYDSSWSALYPLLRYKILSESRHKLADYYQVYEGIEKNFIEAARKETCYADFLNQVTNKKWSKYRIQRALLMIFLGVSDQEMQDHLKKRQPLYLLGANSRGRKYLKGLEITDPSSYAMINRVGRDESKAWPLWIRVDEIYQQVVMKSKESQLFAHPPIML; from the coding sequence ATGTCTGTCTGTGGAATGATTGTAGAATGGAATCCTTTTCATAATGGCCATGCTTATCTGATCCAACAGCTTAAGGGCCGTCAACCGGATACAGTTATCATTGCTATAATGAGTGGCAATTATGTCCAAAGGGGTCAAGCCGCCTTGCTTTCTAAGTGGCAACGAGCGGAAGTCGCTTTAAAAAATGGATGCGACTTGGTGATAGAACTTCCCTTCTGGTATGCTGTTCAACCGGCTGACCTCTTCGCAGAAGGGGCGGTGGGTTGCCTACAAGCACTGGGCTGCCAGCAATTAGCTTTTGGTAGTGAGCTAGAGGATTTTGCACCTTACCAAAAATTAGCCCAATGGGTGAGTGACCATGAAGAAACTGTGGCTTTGAAACAGCAAAATGAAGCCTTTCATGCCAATAATTATGGCAAGAGCTCGATTAGTCTCCTAGCTGATTTAGTGGCGGAAGTGCCTGAATTAAGGCATTTAAAGATCGATTTCACTGATAACAGTAATGTCTTATTAGCCTATTCTTATGCCAAGGCCAATGCTAAGTATCAAGCGCCCATGACCCTAACCGCAATCAAGCGACAAGGAAGTCAGCACCGAGACCAAGACATGAGCCCAGGGGCTAATTATGCTTCCAGTACCAGTATTAGGAAGGCACTGCTAGAGGACCAGGTAGACCCCCATCAGCTTGACCAGCTGATGCCCAAAGCAATGGTGGAAAAGCTTGAATTAGTCAATTATGACAGTTCCTGGTCAGCTTTGTACCCCTTATTGCGTTATAAAATCCTATCTGAATCCCGTCATAAGCTGGCAGACTATTATCAAGTTTACGAAGGCATTGAAAAAAACTTTATCGAAGCCGCCCGGAAGGAGACCTGCTATGCCGATTTTCTTAATCAGGTTACCAATAAAAAATGGTCTAAATACCGGATTCAACGGGCGCTTTTGATGATTTTTTTAGGGGTTTCTGACCAGGAAATGCAGGATCATTTGAAAAAACGTCAACCTCTCTATCTTTTGGGGGCCAATTCTAGGGGAAGAAAGTATTTAAAAGGCTTAGAAATTACAGATCCATCTTCTTATGCTATGATAAACCGTGTAGGCAGGGATGAAAGTAAGGCCTGGCCTTTATGGATTCGTGTGGATGAAATCTATCAGCAAGTAGTTATGAAAAGTAAAGAAAGTCAGCTTTTCGCTCATCCTCCGATCATGTTATAA
- a CDS encoding YhbY family RNA-binding protein: protein MLINKQKKAIKKAAHHEKAILQIGKSGLKDELMEQIDQALEKRELVKISVLQNAGIETDQALEAIDQALAPQFAYSIGHTIVLYRTSSEEKNQKLSKEIRALKNKGV, encoded by the coding sequence ATGCTAATAAATAAACAAAAAAAGGCAATCAAAAAAGCAGCTCATCATGAGAAGGCTATTTTGCAAATTGGAAAAAGCGGTTTAAAAGATGAGTTAATGGAACAAATTGACCAAGCTCTAGAGAAGAGAGAGCTAGTTAAAATCTCAGTTTTACAAAATGCCGGGATTGAGACCGACCAAGCTCTTGAAGCCATTGACCAGGCCCTAGCGCCTCAATTCGCTTATAGTATCGGACACACTATTGTCCTTTACCGGACTTCCTCAGAGGAAAAGAACCAAAAGCTATCGAAAGAAATTCGCGCCTTAAAAAATAAAGGAGTGTAA
- the ftsL gene encoding cell division protein FtsL, producing the protein MSSPALEREKAKLQYALPKEEIDHRYSHSAKSLNGHYHVETSTFFTGKDFLLSAGMILFLMVAIFWLINARSSVDAKRQELQNVQRETQALKTEKGNLQQEVNELSSYERVMQYAKDNGLKLEEENIRNVTNETSK; encoded by the coding sequence GTGTCATCACCAGCACTTGAAAGAGAGAAAGCTAAACTTCAATATGCCCTGCCTAAGGAGGAAATTGATCATAGGTATAGTCATTCAGCAAAATCTTTAAATGGTCACTACCATGTGGAGACCTCTACTTTTTTTACGGGAAAAGATTTTTTGCTTTCAGCAGGAATGATTCTCTTTTTAATGGTGGCGATTTTTTGGCTGATTAATGCACGTTCATCAGTGGATGCTAAAAGACAAGAATTACAAAATGTGCAAAGAGAAACACAGGCCTTAAAAACGGAAAAAGGGAATCTCCAACAAGAAGTTAATGAACTATCTAGTTATGAAAGAGTTATGCAGTATGCTAAGGACAACGGCTTGAAGCTAGAAGAAGAAAATATAAGGAATGTCACCAATGAAACATCAAAATAG
- the yqeH gene encoding ribosome biogenesis GTPase YqeH, translating to MTEEVLYCIGCGASLQTDQPKERGYTPKSAYDKGVESGDLYCQRCFKLRHYNQLEKVQMTPAEFRQILHEISEDDALIVNVIDIFDVQSTIIPALERLVGNNDIVFVANKVDLLPSDVKSSKIEAWLRKYLKDQGFKARNVFLTSAVKNKAIDDLFSFIDQHRKGRNVYIVGVSNVGKSTLINSMLRAQGFSDSVITTSQFPGTTLDLIKIPFDEASDLIDTPGILKDSQMTTLLDYKSIEQILPQKRIKPRTFQLNPGQSLFLGGMARFDYLEGAKQGVTVYLSNQVDIHRRKTEGSDEFLAKHQGDLLTPPSASEVERFPDLVSQVYTIKEPCDLVIAGLGWLSIKKPGKVAIYAPKAVDIFQRKPLI from the coding sequence TTGACTGAGGAAGTCCTTTATTGTATTGGTTGTGGAGCGAGCTTGCAAACAGACCAGCCCAAGGAGCGAGGCTATACTCCAAAAAGTGCCTATGATAAGGGGGTAGAAAGTGGCGACCTCTATTGCCAGCGCTGTTTTAAATTGCGCCACTATAACCAATTAGAAAAAGTCCAAATGACCCCAGCAGAATTTAGACAGATTTTACATGAGATCAGTGAGGACGATGCTTTAATCGTCAATGTCATTGATATTTTTGACGTACAGTCCACCATTATTCCGGCCTTAGAACGTTTAGTGGGAAATAATGATATTGTATTTGTAGCGAATAAAGTTGACCTGCTCCCTAGTGATGTCAAAAGCAGTAAAATTGAAGCCTGGCTGAGGAAATATTTAAAGGACCAAGGTTTTAAAGCTAGAAATGTCTTCCTAACCTCTGCCGTCAAAAATAAAGCCATAGATGATCTCTTTAGCTTTATTGACCAACACCGCAAGGGCCGCAATGTCTACATTGTCGGAGTAAGTAATGTGGGGAAATCGACCTTAATTAACAGTATGCTCAGGGCCCAAGGCTTTAGCGATAGTGTCATTACCACCAGTCAATTTCCAGGAACGACTCTAGATTTGATAAAAATTCCTTTTGATGAAGCGAGTGACTTAATTGACACGCCTGGTATTCTTAAGGACAGTCAAATGACCACTTTACTGGATTATAAGAGTATTGAGCAAATCCTCCCCCAAAAACGGATAAAGCCGAGAACCTTTCAATTAAATCCGGGTCAGAGTTTATTCCTAGGAGGAATGGCTCGCTTTGACTACTTAGAAGGAGCCAAACAGGGGGTAACAGTTTACTTGAGTAATCAAGTGGACATTCACCGTCGAAAAACTGAAGGATCTGATGAATTCTTAGCCAAGCACCAAGGAGACTTACTCACTCCGCCAAGTGCCAGTGAAGTCGAGCGATTTCCCGATCTGGTTAGTCAGGTCTATACCATTAAGGAGCCATGTGATTTGGTTATTGCTGGCCTAGGTTGGCTAAGTATCAAAAAACCAGGAAAAGTAGCTATTTATGCACCTAAAGCAGTCGATATTTTTCAAAGAAAACCACTTATTTAG
- a CDS encoding DUF177 domain-containing protein, with protein sequence MKWSFQELRIKAQDPLKVDKTLDLKDDLMNKNQEVLDLSPVEVQGYLIYDDHTVLAQLEIALTITLPSSRSLEPVDVAMQFPIRERYIESGWQSELVQDEDNLVIELEDNTVDLGRAIVDNIITHIPLKRLTPDELEATELPSGDDWNLMTEASFQNEEKESNQIDPRFAKLKDLLSDDTSES encoded by the coding sequence ATGAAATGGTCTTTTCAAGAACTCCGTATAAAAGCCCAAGATCCCTTAAAGGTTGATAAGACCTTGGACCTTAAAGATGATTTAATGAATAAAAATCAAGAAGTCCTCGATTTATCACCAGTAGAGGTTCAAGGGTATTTGATATACGACGATCATACAGTATTGGCTCAATTAGAAATAGCTTTAACTATAACGCTCCCATCTTCACGGTCTCTTGAACCGGTAGATGTGGCAATGCAGTTTCCAATTCGAGAACGCTATATTGAATCAGGTTGGCAAAGTGAACTTGTCCAAGACGAGGACAACTTAGTGATTGAACTTGAGGATAATACAGTGGATTTGGGGAGGGCCATTGTTGATAATATCATCACACATATCCCTCTTAAACGATTGACGCCTGATGAGTTGGAAGCAACAGAATTACCATCTGGCGACGATTGGAATTTAATGACAGAAGCTTCATTTCAAAATGAAGAAAAAGAATCGAATCAAATCGATCCCCGCTTTGCCAAGTTGAAGGATCTATTGAGCGATGATACTTCTGAATCATAA
- the yqeK gene encoding bis(5'-nucleosyl)-tetraphosphatase (symmetrical) YqeK, which translates to MTKEISYSHKYIVASREDLIKALKNNLSKDRFEHCLRVESTAIELAQKYQLNWERAGIAGLLHDYAKEDSLATLKAYVHFPGFDEEWVNYGNAIWHGPLAAMKAVDEFGLHDLEIYYAIYKHTTGSIDWTDTAKLVFLADYMEPGRDFPGVDQARALTEQSLDLAVDYKIKQNLKHLLDKGQSIYPESLAVYNAWINKKGKSE; encoded by the coding sequence GTGACTAAAGAAATAAGTTATTCCCACAAATACATTGTGGCTAGTCGTGAAGACTTAATTAAGGCGTTAAAGAATAATTTATCAAAGGATCGCTTCGAACACTGTTTACGGGTGGAGTCCACCGCTATAGAACTCGCCCAAAAATATCAGTTGAACTGGGAGCGGGCAGGGATAGCTGGCTTGCTCCATGACTATGCCAAAGAAGACAGCCTAGCCACATTAAAGGCATATGTCCATTTTCCTGGTTTCGATGAAGAGTGGGTGAACTATGGTAATGCGATCTGGCACGGCCCCCTGGCAGCGATGAAGGCTGTGGATGAATTTGGCCTACACGATCTAGAAATTTATTATGCCATTTATAAGCACACCACTGGAAGTATTGACTGGACTGATACTGCTAAGTTAGTCTTTTTAGCTGACTACATGGAGCCGGGCCGCGATTTTCCTGGTGTGGATCAAGCTCGGGCCTTAACTGAGCAATCCCTTGATTTGGCAGTGGATTATAAAATTAAGCAAAATCTAAAACATCTGCTTGACAAGGGACAAAGTATTTATCCTGAAAGTTTAGCGGTATATAATGCTTGGATTAATAAGAAAGGAAAGAGTGAATGA
- a CDS encoding class I SAM-dependent methyltransferase yields the protein MKTNQYALFSEVYHQIFDQTLYQNWQNYLEDQVHSRLTHQEGLKILDMACGDGRLTLELAKAGYDVTGMDLSEEMLSIAQAEMQEAGVYVPYFQADMRSFKTETSYDLISIFCDSICYLDSLADLEATFKACYEALEKGGLLLFDIHSSYQMNCIYPDFQWVDSWDDAVFTWQSDQLRGPNTIDHLLNIFVKDEASQLYQRFEEVHQEQIWPLKNYQEALLSSGFTDIQITADFSQDKPSQKSRRLFFSCKK from the coding sequence ATGAAGACTAACCAATATGCCTTGTTTAGCGAAGTCTACCATCAAATTTTTGACCAAACCCTCTACCAGAACTGGCAGAATTATTTAGAAGATCAGGTCCATAGTCGCTTGACTCATCAAGAAGGACTAAAAATTTTGGATATGGCTTGCGGAGATGGGCGCTTAACCCTGGAACTGGCTAAGGCCGGCTATGATGTGACAGGCATGGACCTGTCTGAAGAAATGTTATCCATTGCTCAAGCAGAGATGCAGGAGGCAGGGGTTTACGTTCCTTATTTTCAAGCAGATATGCGCAGTTTTAAAACTGAGACAAGCTATGACCTGATTTCCATCTTTTGTGACAGTATCTGTTACTTAGACAGTCTAGCTGACTTAGAAGCTACCTTTAAGGCTTGCTATGAGGCCTTAGAAAAGGGTGGCCTCTTGCTTTTTGATATCCATAGTTCTTACCAGATGAATTGCATATACCCTGACTTTCAATGGGTGGATAGCTGGGATGATGCTGTTTTTACCTGGCAAAGTGACCAGCTGAGGGGGCCTAATACCATCGATCATTTATTGAATATCTTCGTTAAGGATGAGGCCAGTCAACTTTACCAGCGCTTTGAAGAAGTCCATCAGGAACAAATTTGGCCCCTAAAAAACTATCAAGAAGCCTTACTCAGCTCAGGTTTTACTGATATTCAAATCACAGCAGACTTTAGCCAAGATAAACCTAGCCAAAAGAGTCGCCGCCTCTTTTTTTCCTGTAAAAAGTAA